A segment of the Cotesia glomerata isolate CgM1 linkage group LG2, MPM_Cglom_v2.3, whole genome shotgun sequence genome:
cattAACCAAATAATTTTCGCTGCAAATTTAGGTATATAATGTGTTCATCTGCAATTTTTACAACACgttaaaagatttattatccctttttatattattatttacgataaatattttctaattttagaTGGCTTTAGCAGTGTACTTATAAGTACGCTTCAAGGAGATCAATAAATCATTCCAAAAAGATCGAAGAACGACTAAAGAATTTTGCATGGGCGTATCAGAAtcataaaactttaaaatacgATAGTCCATCGTAGACAGTTTAATTGGTACGTTGTTGTCGTGGATACCAACTGTGATAAATTACACTATCAATACATTTGATTTTTCCAAGACTCTattgattattcattttattcgtctatttataaaaattaaatgatgattttataactataaataagaaatttcgAAGTATCAATTAAGTCATTGAAGAtcagcaagaaaaataaatgagtgAAAACTTAACAaggaaagatttattaattacaaatatccactatttacaataaaaaatgtctaaaacAATATTTCTTGACAAAACTACGAACATAATGTATTTGAAATACTCTTGAATCTCTCAAAACtaaaatcacaaaatttagagaaaaattttacaatagatTGGATTAATCcaccaaaatttaataattaaagaaattgacaatttttagctgtttatataattttctaatgaattttatagtttttattgttaatgataaatatttaatattgtacaataaataaaatggttTCAATTTGTCGAATCATAAAGATGCTTTAAAATCTGTACATCGGTTTTGATTCGATTTTGATTCGTTAGGCAGCAttcgaagtaattttttacgttAGAAAATTGTTCATGATGTCTTGAGTCGATGAATCGAagagtttaaaagttatctcaaaaaaacgattatttaaaaattttaattggctACAACTTTTTAACACATCCTTCAATTATGACTGTTATTGTATTTCATATAagctaataaattattaatgtatgGAATTTAATTGACCATAATGACGTATattaagggccagttttttaatcaatgatattttaattttaatcattgatAGAGAAAACTGGCCCTAAGatctaaatgtataaattgaaaacaaatCAATAAAGTTGTAACCCTTGAAGTTGTCGctacttcattttttatattttttgtttgtttaatataattttttaacattttacaTTTCgacgaaattattattttcaaggtTTAAgtaatcattttaataattttacactcgtaaaaatattgattttacaaGTGTATTTTTATACCTTATATCTATTTAAACAATTGTAATGCGTTTACaatttaactgttaataaCCAAACAAACTGTTAGTTTTATCAAATAGTACTCTATCATTTTATATAACTTGATCTAGCATACGACAATTCATAGCTAATAAGAAGACACGCAATGGCTATAAAGTGGATATGAAATGAACGTTGGATCTCGAGGGACAATCATCAAGGTAGTATGTCTACCCGCTTATTAATAACATCTGCCACGAtagctttttatattttattggcCGTGATGCAAAGGTTAATAACCATTGTAAGTTTACTATAATCAGATATTGGTAAGGGTCTTAATATGGTACGAACCTCGCCTGCAAAATTCTTTCATAATGGGTATGACCTACGACTTTATGACGTAACGACTTCcttaacctttttttctgttttattaCACTACGgcacattaaaataataaataatataatattatttatttatatcgtataataatattttaaaaatagtctaTAATTTACTACATGatacatattatataaaacGTTAATATTTGTTGAGTTAATTGCATGATTTGAATATAATtggtatagaaaaaaaaaaaaaaataagttcctaataaaaacaatatcgATTCATAAAAACGATCATTTGCAGTATAacgaattaaaaaactatGCTCGTGCGAAATCAAATAACTTTTACGACTGACAGGTCAATTTAATATcgctttaattataaattgatgttagatatatatctttatgtattttgtCGATTGCAGTTATACCAAAGTATTGCGGAGTGATAAACGGGTGAACGTTGTAAGTTCTACCAAGAAgttaagaatatttaaataaaatgagttaatttttactaatattatcatcatcattgaataatgaattaaaattaacgaaTTTTTAACTGAAGAAATAATGtttctttcaataaatatttttgcatTATTACTTACTCAATCACTTACAACAGCAACaggtatattttaaatattaaaatttatatttattttattgccgtttttcttttaataatcaaaCTATTAATCTTATTGATTTGTACTTCGTGATTGTTGGTGCGATTGGAGAGTTAGATTCGAAGCCCCGACAGCTTGAATTCGATTATAAAGCTCCTGATAagtggaaaaataaatttccgtCCTGCGGTGGAAGTAACCAGTCACCTGTTAATTtagatttcaaaaaatttcggGAAGTTGTTGATCCACAGAAACTTCAATTTCATCACTATGATAATGTAcccaaaaaaatgattattgttaataacgGACACACAcgtaaaaacaaattaaaaaaaattatccttatagtttatttcaaatttttttattttagatagctttactttataattttagtgGAATTACGAGGTCAATGGCCGGATAACGAAATACCTTTTATTTCTGGGGGACCACTCCAAAGTCAATACATATTTAAGCAATTACATTTTCATTGGGGTATTAATAATCAAGAAGGAAGTGAGCATACAATTCATGGTAAAAGGtttgtttaaatttagtatcaatggttattatttttagtttttcacACTTATCaatttactttataaatattatagttTTCCACTGGAAATGCATTTGGTCCATTACAAAAAAGATTATGATTCTTTCAATAATGCGCTGAATCATACCGATGGGATTTCTGTTGTTGCAGTATTCTTTGATGTAATAACATATTTACGATAATATTAATCAgtatatttttaagaggtatcatgaaaaaataacataatcaACGGAGTTTGTAagctaattttataatttccgaTTGACAagctttatgatttttaaattatttagcaTTTTTCACGtatcaaagaagaaataatatttattactatcgGTTGCATAATTTTgatcataattttaattataattggatataaaatttaaaaacaaaatttacgggtatacaataaatatatattcatgAAGTTTTGCGGCAAATTGccaatttgaaatttttagctacaaatgaaaataatcttAACCTTTAGTGTCtgaaagattatttaaaaaattctatattcATTCATCATTAATTTGATTACAACTACGTTTATTAgctttgtttttaaaaatattgaaatacttttttttcaatcattacaccggcacacaaaaaaaattaagtagaaTGTGCATTTGACCGGACCTACCTAGGGTACGTATTTTGGTCCGCTAAATCCGAATTCGAGGTCAGTTTGACCCCTACACCCTCGAAATTTCGAGAAAACTTCGAAAAAccgtaaaaatgatgaaaatcaGCAGttttaatgacaaaaaaattttttggaactaaaCTAAGcgtgattttcatgtatttcgattCGCTGAATATGAATCGAAACTTTATTGAGACCACGAGCcgttttaaatgtaaaaaaatcacacaAACCCTccaaaattccgaaaaaagtaattttttttgtttttttactcTCGTTTTTGACTTTTGAAGACTTAATTGCTTGTGCCTGTAACCAGGGTACCTCCACGTGGTGACGGTGGGCAACAGAACCATCTGGCAGAGTCCCTGGGTTAACGGCGTGTGTGCCGTCATGGCAGGTACAAGTGATAAGTACTTTACGATGCAGGGAGTCGGAGCCCCAGTATCGGCGTCTGGTCAGGGTGAGAAAGCAGGCTCGCAGGCGTCGTCATCAAGCGACTGCAGCTCTTCAGAAGTGGGAAACTTGGCTACTGGAGAGTATACTATTACAAGAAGTAATTCTCATCTGTGTAATAAAAGTCCTGATTCATTTTGTTACATTTGTGGAGAATTCAATTTGGAAAGGAATCGAAGATCGTTATCTGATAAGATCAAACAAATTTATGAAGAATGTTTTGGTCTCCAAATTACTAATTTGGATTCAGCATGGATTCCACATACGATTTGTAGTCGATGTAACATGTGGAACCCATGCTACGTACCCTTAGGTAGGTCCGGTCAAATGCACAttctacttaatttttttcgtgtgccggtgttattaaatattaaaaattccgaGAGACTAGCgcttaaatcaataaatttatcaaaaaaactgTAGATGATAAATAGTTCAATCGAAACTTAGGTTATGAGATTTagaattttcatat
Coding sequences within it:
- the LOC123258751 gene encoding carbonic anhydrase 2-like isoform X1, whose translation is MFLSINIFALLLTQSLTTATELDSKPRQLEFDYKAPDKWKNKFPSCGGSNQSPVNLDFKKFREVVDPQKLQFHHYDNVPKKMIIVNNGHTLELRGQWPDNEIPFISGGPLQSQYIFKQLHFHWGINNQEGSEHTIHGKSFPLEMHLVHYKKDYDSFNNALNHTDGISVVAVFFDIQPDGSEGITDVLKNASNLVSPNTEVNLEPFALSNFDGVFTAPKYASYYGSLTTPPCTEAVTWIFPVSVLDVSKYQMKTLRCINFKHEDFHNYRPAQKLNDRIIYLFKQPPD
- the LOC123258751 gene encoding carbonic anhydrase 2-like isoform X2, whose translation is MFLSINIFALLLTQSLTTATDSKPRQLEFDYKAPDKWKNKFPSCGGSNQSPVNLDFKKFREVVDPQKLQFHHYDNVPKKMIIVNNGHTLELRGQWPDNEIPFISGGPLQSQYIFKQLHFHWGINNQEGSEHTIHGKSFPLEMHLVHYKKDYDSFNNALNHTDGISVVAVFFDIQPDGSEGITDVLKNASNLVSPNTEVNLEPFALSNFDGVFTAPKYASYYGSLTTPPCTEAVTWIFPVSVLDVSKYQMKTLRCINFKHEDFHNYRPAQKLNDRIIYLFKQPPD